One part of the Thermodesulfobacterium commune DSM 2178 genome encodes these proteins:
- the cas1b gene encoding type I-B CRISPR-associated endonuclease Cas1b → MKKTVYIFTDGELKRKDNTICLETSNGKKYLPVENVAEILVFGEVTVNKRFLEFLTQSEIILHFFNRYGYYVGSFYPREHLNSGYMILKQAEFYLDRDKRFVLAKKFVWGAIENIKKVLTYYQNRGKNLEEIIDKVNSISDGLVRCRNVDELMAIEGNVREQYYHAFDRILNKEHFVFEARSKRPPKNRLNALISFGNSLLYTVCLSEIYRTHLDPRIGFLHTTNFRRFSLNLDVAEIFKPIIVDRVIFNLVNKSIIKSQHFESKLDGIVLNEKGKQVFIKEFDEKLKTTLYHKRLKRKISYRSLIRLELYKIEKHLMGDEEYKPFISEW, encoded by the coding sequence ATGAAAAAAACTGTTTATATCTTTACAGACGGAGAACTTAAACGAAAGGACAACACTATTTGCTTAGAGACTTCTAATGGTAAGAAATATCTTCCTGTTGAAAATGTAGCTGAAATCTTGGTTTTTGGAGAAGTAACAGTAAACAAGCGTTTTCTCGAATTTCTCACTCAATCAGAAATAATTCTTCATTTTTTTAACCGATATGGTTATTATGTCGGCTCTTTTTATCCACGCGAACATCTAAACTCTGGTTACATGATTTTAAAACAGGCTGAATTTTATCTTGATAGGGATAAAAGATTTGTTCTTGCAAAAAAGTTTGTTTGGGGAGCTATAGAAAACATCAAAAAAGTCCTTACCTACTATCAGAATAGAGGAAAGAATTTAGAGGAAATTATTGATAAGGTTAACTCTATAAGTGATGGACTTGTAAGATGTAGAAATGTAGATGAGCTCATGGCTATTGAGGGAAATGTAAGAGAGCAGTATTACCATGCTTTCGATAGAATCCTTAATAAGGAACATTTTGTTTTTGAAGCCCGCAGTAAAAGACCACCAAAAAATAGATTAAATGCTCTTATAAGTTTTGGGAATTCGCTTCTTTATACAGTTTGTCTAAGCGAGATTTATAGAACTCATCTTGATCCAAGGATTGGGTTTCTTCATACTACTAACTTTAGGAGGTTTAGTCTTAATCTTGATGTAGCTGAAATTTTTAAGCCAATTATTGTGGATAGAGTGATTTTTAATTTGGTTAACAAGTCTATTATTAAATCTCAACATTTTGAGAGTAAACTTGACGGTATTGTGTTAAATGAAAAGGGGAAACAGGTGTTTATTAAAGAATTTGATGAAAAATTAAAAACAACGCTTTATCATAAAAGATTAAAAAGAAAGATATCTTACAGAAGTTTAATTCGTTTAGAGTTGTATAAGATTGAAAAACACTTAATGGGAGACGAAGAATATAAACCTTTTATAAGTGAATGGTAG
- the cas2 gene encoding CRISPR-associated endonuclease Cas2, translating into MYVILVYDINEKRVQKVLKICRKFLHWVQNSVFEGEITEAKLFKLKQQLNHVIDPEEDSVVIYTFLTEKYSRREILGKNKAVTDVII; encoded by the coding sequence ATGTATGTGATTTTAGTGTATGATATTAATGAAAAAAGAGTGCAAAAAGTGTTAAAGATTTGTAGAAAATTTTTGCATTGGGTACAAAATTCAGTTTTTGAAGGAGAGATTACAGAAGCAAAACTTTTCAAGCTAAAACAGCAGCTTAACCATGTTATAGATCCTGAAGAAGATTCGGTGGTTATATATACGTTTTTAACTGAGAAGTATTCAAGAAGGGAGATTTTAGGAAAGAACAAAGCGGTTACGGATGTGATTATATAA
- a CDS encoding helicase-related protein: protein MLTEGSIIEGDFWPEPVEVKRVEEVEDGYRIVGSTIISRQHVDDFIAFSDLPKIKTKEFLLSFTQPGSEAFLALEALRFRYASLFDPLLAVNVSKVEPLPFQIEAVYGYILKLPHIRFLLADDPGAGKTIMAGLVIKELKLRGLARRILIVVPGHLKDQWLRELQERFKETFVVFDRYTLNASYGDNFLLRNNQVITSMDFAKQEEILPLFASSHWDLTIVDEAHKMAAYRYGEKVEKTQRYKLGETLSKTSTHLLFLTATPHKGDPENFRLLLDLLKPGFFATSEMVEASLRDQDNPLFIRRLKEDLRDFEGKPLFTNRYPKTIKFTLSDEERELYQELSQYVVEQYNKALTLDKKRNIGFALLILQRRMASSTYALLKSLERRKNRLEDLLKSPELDKKLTNLEDFEEVEDYQEKERWKIEEKWETISLARNKEELRREIWTIERLIEKAKEILAEEKEVKLSELKKAIEEGFRKLKEVGGNEKILIFTESKDTLEYLVNKIKSWGYSINYIHGGMDLRERVEAERVFRDKTQIMVATEAAGEGINLQFCNLMINYDIPWNPNRLEQRIGRIHRYGQQKDVFIFNLVAIDTIEGRILSKLFDKLEEIKEKLGSDRVFDIIGEVFLGKNLYQLIVEAVVQAKTLDEIIKEIDIEVDEEYIRKVKSALGESLATKFIDYTRIKELFEKAKENRLIPEYVEEFFKKAFTKAGGSYHIRKDGFISLEALPFELKNIAQKQNITLAKYPKATFDKDKAFKNPDAEFISFGHPLLETLIDWVHQTFLNNLQKGAMFEDPDGKYNGIIWFFEGEVKDGKGETAGKRIFAIYDDMEKNFTEINPAVIWDLIPIDNPTEVPNLENLNSRKENTKNFARQLIMKYKKEIEEERTRQAEIKEKYGIKSLEYLIDKLDEELVVLYEREDKGKEVRLAIQNKEERKKYYQKALDELKEEIKREKTLTITWPQFKGAILVKPKKTDQMVSDEEIERIGMEIAMEYERSQGREPEDVSKENLGFDIRSRGKDEIRYIEVKARKDEGDVALTVNEWLKAKRFKENYWLYIVCNAITNPTLYIINNPAENLKVQDKVEVVRFIVPLEEWKKKGERA from the coding sequence ATGCTTACAGAAGGCTCGATAATTGAAGGAGACTTTTGGCCTGAGCCTGTTGAAGTCAAAAGAGTAGAAGAGGTAGAGGATGGATACCGCATCGTTGGTTCAACGATAATTTCCCGTCAGCATGTAGATGATTTCATCGCCTTTTCAGACCTTCCAAAGATAAAAACTAAAGAATTCTTGTTAAGTTTTACTCAACCGGGCTCTGAAGCCTTTTTAGCCCTTGAGGCTCTTCGGTTTAGGTATGCTTCCCTTTTTGACCCCTTGCTTGCTGTAAACGTCTCCAAAGTCGAGCCCCTACCCTTTCAGATTGAAGCTGTCTATGGCTATATCCTAAAGCTTCCTCATATAAGGTTTCTTCTTGCTGACGACCCCGGGGCAGGAAAGACTATCATGGCTGGTCTTGTGATAAAAGAGTTAAAGCTTAGAGGGCTTGCTAGGCGAATCCTCATCGTTGTCCCAGGTCATCTAAAAGATCAATGGTTAAGAGAATTGCAAGAAAGGTTTAAAGAAACCTTTGTAGTCTTTGATAGATACACTTTAAACGCCTCCTACGGAGATAACTTTTTACTTCGGAATAATCAAGTCATAACCTCTATGGACTTTGCTAAACAAGAAGAGATCTTACCCCTTTTTGCTTCCTCTCATTGGGACCTAACCATCGTTGACGAAGCCCATAAAATGGCAGCCTACAGATACGGTGAAAAAGTTGAAAAAACGCAAAGGTATAAATTAGGGGAAACCCTTTCAAAAACCTCTACCCATCTGCTCTTTCTTACAGCAACCCCTCACAAAGGGGACCCAGAGAATTTTCGCCTACTTCTTGACCTACTTAAACCTGGATTTTTTGCAACTTCTGAGATGGTTGAAGCCTCCTTAAGAGACCAAGATAACCCTCTTTTTATAAGACGGCTTAAAGAAGACCTAAGAGATTTTGAAGGCAAGCCGTTATTTACCAATCGCTATCCTAAAACCATTAAGTTCACGCTTTCTGACGAAGAAAGAGAGCTTTACCAAGAGCTTTCTCAGTATGTCGTTGAGCAATACAACAAAGCTTTGACCCTTGATAAAAAGAGAAACATTGGTTTTGCCCTTCTAATACTTCAGAGAAGAATGGCCTCAAGCACTTATGCCCTCCTTAAATCCCTTGAGAGAAGAAAAAACCGTCTTGAAGACCTGCTTAAAAGCCCTGAGCTTGATAAAAAACTTACTAATTTAGAAGACTTTGAAGAAGTAGAAGATTATCAGGAAAAAGAAAGATGGAAAATAGAAGAAAAATGGGAAACAATTAGCTTAGCAAGAAACAAAGAAGAGCTAAGAAGAGAGATTTGGACAATTGAGAGACTAATAGAAAAAGCTAAAGAAATATTAGCAGAAGAAAAGGAAGTAAAACTATCTGAATTAAAGAAGGCTATTGAAGAGGGGTTTAGAAAGCTAAAAGAAGTTGGCGGAAACGAGAAAATTTTGATTTTTACAGAATCTAAGGACACTTTAGAATATCTTGTAAACAAAATTAAATCGTGGGGATACTCTATCAACTATATTCATGGTGGAATGGATTTAAGAGAAAGAGTGGAAGCAGAAAGAGTGTTCAGAGATAAAACACAAATTATGGTAGCAACAGAGGCAGCTGGTGAAGGTATAAACCTTCAATTCTGCAATCTTATGATAAATTACGACATTCCTTGGAACCCAAACCGCCTTGAACAAAGAATAGGAAGGATACACCGGTATGGACAACAGAAAGATGTATTTATCTTCAATCTTGTAGCGATTGACACGATAGAGGGAAGAATTTTATCCAAACTCTTCGACAAGCTTGAAGAAATTAAAGAAAAACTTGGTAGCGATAGAGTATTTGACATAATAGGTGAGGTCTTCTTAGGGAAAAATCTGTATCAATTGATCGTAGAGGCTGTAGTGCAGGCAAAAACTTTGGATGAAATCATAAAAGAAATAGACATAGAAGTTGATGAAGAATATATTAGGAAAGTTAAGTCAGCCTTGGGAGAAAGTTTAGCTACAAAGTTTATAGATTATACAAGGATAAAGGAACTTTTTGAAAAGGCAAAAGAAAATAGGCTTATTCCTGAGTATGTAGAAGAATTTTTCAAGAAAGCGTTCACAAAAGCAGGAGGAAGCTATCATATCAGAAAAGATGGTTTTATCAGCTTAGAGGCTCTTCCTTTTGAGCTAAAAAACATAGCTCAGAAACAAAACATAACTCTTGCCAAATATCCTAAGGCAACCTTTGATAAGGATAAAGCCTTTAAAAATCCTGATGCAGAATTTATCTCCTTTGGGCATCCGCTTCTTGAAACGCTTATAGATTGGGTACATCAAACCTTTCTAAACAATCTTCAAAAGGGAGCTATGTTTGAAGACCCAGACGGAAAATATAACGGTATCATTTGGTTCTTTGAAGGGGAAGTAAAAGATGGAAAAGGAGAAACAGCAGGAAAGAGGATCTTTGCCATCTACGATGATATGGAAAAAAACTTTACCGAAATAAACCCAGCGGTTATCTGGGACCTAATTCCAATAGATAATCCAACTGAAGTGCCAAACTTAGAAAATCTTAATTCGAGAAAAGAGAATACTAAAAACTTTGCTCGACAACTAATAATGAAGTATAAAAAAGAAATTGAAGAAGAAAGGACAAGGCAAGCTGAAATAAAAGAAAAATACGGTATCAAATCTTTAGAATATCTCATCGATAAGCTAGATGAAGAACTTGTTGTGCTGTATGAAAGAGAGGATAAAGGAAAAGAGGTAAGGTTAGCTATCCAAAACAAAGAAGAAAGAAAAAAATATTATCAAAAGGCTTTAGATGAGCTTAAAGAAGAAATAAAAAGGGAAAAAACTTTGACCATAACTTGGCCTCAGTTCAAAGGGGCAATCTTAGTTAAACCTAAAAAAACAGACCAAATGGTTAGCGATGAGGAAATAGAAAGAATAGGTATGGAAATTGCGATGGAATACGAAAGAAGTCAAGGAAGGGAGCCTGAAGATGTGTCAAAAGAAAACCTTGGGTTTGACATTAGGTCAAGAGGAAAAGATGAGATAAGATACATTGAGGTAAAGGCAAGAAAAGATGAGGGAGATGTAGCATTAACCGTCAACGAATGGCTTAAGGCAAAACGCTTTAAAGAAAACTACTGGCTCTACATAGTTTGCAACGCCATCACCAATCCAACTCTATACATCATTAACAACCCTGCGGAGAATTTGAAAGTTCAAGATAAGGTAGAAGTAGTAAGGTTTATTGTTCCGTTAGAAGAATGGAAGAAAAAAGGAGAGAGGGCATAA
- a CDS encoding DUF1156 domain-containing protein, with product MKEQKSFIEVTFPIKEVSEESAREKNIRHGHISTLHIWWARRPLASSRATTYAALIPYPSTEKEAKEKAKFIVELSKWENSLKEDLIQKAREDILKTNGGKPLRVLDPFSGGGSIPLECLRLGLETHAVEYNPVAVLILKCTLEYPQRYGRQNKVKKDEGLFNFEKEESPLIADVRKWGEWVLEKAREEIGKFYPADEDGSVPAGYIWARTIPCQNPSCGAETPLMRQFWLARKENKMISLYPFVHEGRVEFAIVKKNGDEWQVVESSIPGFSPKVPFNFEPEKGTVSRAIAVCPVCGGMVDDKQVRRLFQEGKAGQRMVAVVLSRPQGKAYRLATKRDVEFYRKAEEYLEEKREKLWEEWGIDPVPDEEIDPNSLKPRTMWLYGMSRWGDLFNSRQKLALITFTEKVRLVYNKMIEEGYDKDYAKAVVSYLGLGVNRLAIYATTFGYWHNTRELVNPGMGRQALAMTWDYSEVNPFGGNADWESAISWIIYVLSHLTQIPPVETEE from the coding sequence ATGAAAGAGCAAAAGAGCTTTATTGAAGTTACCTTCCCTATAAAAGAGGTTAGCGAAGAGTCAGCAAGGGAGAAGAACATAAGGCATGGGCATATTTCAACCTTACATATCTGGTGGGCAAGGCGTCCTCTTGCCTCATCAAGGGCAACAACTTATGCTGCCCTAATTCCTTACCCATCAACGGAAAAGGAAGCTAAGGAAAAGGCTAAATTCATCGTTGAGCTTTCTAAATGGGAAAATTCTCTAAAAGAGGACCTTATCCAAAAGGCAAGGGAAGACATTCTTAAGACAAACGGTGGGAAGCCTCTACGCGTGTTAGACCCCTTTTCTGGCGGTGGCTCAATTCCCTTAGAGTGCTTAAGGCTTGGGTTAGAGACCCATGCGGTGGAGTATAATCCCGTTGCGGTCCTTATTCTAAAATGCACCCTTGAGTATCCTCAAAGGTATGGAAGACAAAACAAGGTTAAAAAAGATGAAGGCTTGTTCAATTTTGAAAAAGAAGAAAGTCCGCTTATTGCGGATGTCAGGAAATGGGGGGAGTGGGTTTTAGAGAAAGCAAGAGAGGAGATAGGAAAGTTTTATCCTGCAGATGAGGACGGCTCAGTCCCAGCAGGTTATATCTGGGCAAGGACAATACCTTGTCAAAACCCCTCTTGCGGAGCAGAAACTCCGCTTATGCGCCAGTTTTGGCTTGCAAGAAAGGAAAATAAGATGATTTCGCTCTATCCTTTTGTTCATGAAGGAAGGGTTGAGTTTGCTATAGTGAAGAAAAACGGAGATGAATGGCAGGTAGTAGAGAGCTCTATCCCTGGATTTAGCCCGAAGGTTCCCTTTAACTTTGAGCCAGAAAAGGGGACGGTTTCTCGAGCCATCGCCGTTTGCCCTGTCTGCGGGGGCATGGTTGATGACAAGCAAGTAAGAAGGCTTTTTCAAGAAGGGAAGGCTGGGCAAAGGATGGTAGCCGTTGTCTTAAGTAGACCTCAAGGCAAAGCCTACAGGTTAGCAACTAAAAGAGATGTCGAATTTTATAGAAAAGCGGAAGAATATTTGGAGGAAAAGAGGGAAAAGCTCTGGGAAGAGTGGGGAATTGACCCTGTGCCGGATGAAGAAATTGATCCAAATTCATTAAAGCCGAGAACAATGTGGCTATATGGGATGAGTAGATGGGGCGACCTTTTCAACTCCCGCCAAAAGTTAGCGCTGATTACCTTTACTGAAAAGGTCCGTCTTGTGTATAATAAAATGATAGAAGAGGGATACGATAAAGATTACGCTAAGGCGGTTGTGAGTTATTTGGGCTTGGGAGTAAACAGGTTGGCAATTTATGCTACCACTTTTGGATATTGGCATAACACCAGGGAATTAGTAAATCCAGGTATGGGTAGACAAGCTCTAGCTATGACATGGGATTATTCGGAAGTCAATCCTTTTGGTGGTAATGCTGACTGGGAATCTGCTATAAGTTGGATTATTTACGTCCTCTCCCACCTCACCCAAATCCCACCGGTGGAGACTGAGGAATGA
- a CDS encoding nucleotidyltransferase domain-containing protein, giving the protein MMDKETAKKVLEIMLTADGGCEYCVRNLYLQFIKEFPQYSYLARKLYRKTFNQELVTEDMAEDIIKEVINETLKAYNLEGEKIILFGSRARGTQRKDSDWDILVVVKQPVAKETKQKLFKEITERLSYYLIPCDVIIKSVKDLEFYKNFYGTVTYEALKEGHS; this is encoded by the coding sequence ATGATGGATAAAGAGACCGCAAAAAAGGTTTTAGAGATAATGCTTACCGCTGATGGGGGATGCGAATATTGCGTTAGAAACCTTTATCTGCAGTTCATAAAGGAATTCCCGCAGTATTCTTACCTTGCCAGAAAGCTTTATAGGAAAACCTTTAATCAAGAGCTTGTAACCGAAGATATGGCAGAAGATATAATAAAAGAGGTCATCAATGAGACATTAAAAGCATACAACTTGGAAGGGGAAAAGATAATTCTTTTTGGGTCAAGAGCAAGGGGCACCCAAAGAAAAGACAGCGATTGGGATATTCTTGTTGTTGTAAAACAACCTGTTGCTAAAGAAACCAAACAGAAATTATTTAAAGAAATTACCGAAAGGCTTTCCTATTACTTAATTCCTTGTGATGTGATAATAAAATCAGTTAAGGATCTTGAGTTTTACAAGAACTTTTATGGAACTGTCACTTATGAAGCCTTAAAAGAAGGGCACTCTTGA
- a CDS encoding nucleotidyltransferase family protein, which translates to MKTIEEIKRILAEHKSEIREKYGVVIVGIFGSYARGEQKETSDIDIIVELDRPVGLDFYEFWDYIENLFGTKVDVLTLSALKQKPLLWEKVKDNIVYV; encoded by the coding sequence ATGAAAACAATTGAAGAAATAAAGAGAATACTTGCGGAGCATAAATCAGAAATAAGAGAAAAATATGGAGTAGTAATAGTTGGCATCTTTGGGTCCTATGCAAGAGGAGAACAAAAGGAAACAAGCGATATAGATATTATCGTAGAACTTGATAGACCAGTTGGATTAGATTTTTATGAATTTTGGGACTACATTGAAAATCTTTTTGGAACAAAAGTAGATGTTTTAACACTAAGCGCACTTAAACAGAAACCTTTGCTTTGGGAAAAAGTAAAGGACAATATTGTCTATGTCTAA
- a CDS encoding HepT-like ribonuclease domain-containing protein, producing MSKPNRDWKLLILDILESINKIERYTEGMDYELFEKAEQTKDAVVRNLEIIGEASSKIPKDIQQKYNHIPWGKIIAMRNRMIHGYFTIDYRIVWKIIKEDLPELKEQLEQTLKKEKG from the coding sequence ATGTCTAAACCTAATAGGGATTGGAAACTATTAATCTTAGACATTTTAGAAAGTATCAATAAGATTGAAAGGTATACTGAAGGAATGGATTACGAGCTTTTTGAAAAGGCAGAACAAACTAAGGATGCTGTAGTAAGAAATCTTGAAATAATAGGAGAAGCCTCAAGCAAAATCCCTAAAGATATACAACAAAAATACAACCATATCCCTTGGGGTAAGATAATAGCAATGCGAAACAGAATGATCCATGGCTACTTTACTATAGATTATCGTATTGTTTGGAAAATTATAAAAGAAGACTTACCTGAGCTTAAGGAACAGTTAGAACAAACTCTAAAAAAGGAGAAAGGATGA
- a CDS encoding DUF1156 domain-containing protein codes for MKKIIIPTVLQASATELPYPDNYFDAVFTDPPYYDNINYAELSDFFYVWLKRSIGDLYPELFSTPLVPKSKEIVANPVRHGGEAKAKEFFETMLKRAFQEIYRVLKPNGIAVIVYTHKSTSGWETMINSLLDSGLVPTASWPIDTEMKTRLIAKDSAALASSIYIVCRKMEREDIGWFSDVKKEIRERIFNNLLWEEGIAGPDFFIACIGSAIEVFGRYKKVMDYEGNVIRADKLLEFVREVVTEYAIKQILHNGIAGELSALTKFYILWRWSFREAKVEFDEARKLAQSIGVHLERVWNRSFIKRDRNYIKVLGPQDRRLEDIENMREKDLIDVLHQVLLHWSKGRRDEMKRVLKETGYGENDAFYRVAQAVSETLPNDSKEKKLLDGFLSGKDRLILEIKDIKDKQGRLL; via the coding sequence ATGAAGAAAATCATAATCCCCACAGTCCTTCAAGCCTCAGCAACAGAACTACCTTATCCAGATAACTACTTTGACGCCGTCTTCACCGACCCGCCCTATTATGATAATATCAATTATGCAGAACTTTCTGACTTCTTTTATGTTTGGCTAAAAAGGAGTATAGGAGATCTATACCCAGAATTATTTTCTACCCCATTGGTTCCTAAGAGTAAAGAAATTGTAGCAAATCCGGTAAGACATGGAGGAGAAGCAAAAGCAAAAGAATTTTTTGAAACTATGCTCAAAAGAGCCTTCCAGGAAATTTACCGGGTTTTAAAGCCAAACGGTATAGCGGTAATTGTTTACACCCACAAGTCAACTTCTGGTTGGGAAACAATGATAAACTCCCTTTTAGACTCAGGGTTAGTGCCTACGGCAAGCTGGCCTATTGATACTGAGATGAAAACCAGATTAATAGCTAAAGATTCTGCCGCCCTTGCTTCATCCATCTACATAGTTTGTAGGAAGATGGAAAGGGAAGATATTGGATGGTTTAGCGATGTGAAAAAGGAGATAAGAGAAAGGATTTTTAACAACCTCCTTTGGGAAGAAGGTATTGCTGGACCAGATTTTTTTATTGCCTGCATAGGGTCAGCCATAGAAGTTTTTGGCAGGTATAAAAAAGTTATGGATTACGAAGGAAATGTGATAAGGGCAGATAAGCTTCTTGAGTTTGTGCGAGAGGTGGTAACCGAGTATGCAATAAAGCAGATTTTACACAATGGCATTGCTGGAGAGCTTTCAGCTTTGACTAAGTTTTACATCCTTTGGAGATGGTCTTTTAGGGAAGCTAAGGTTGAGTTTGACGAGGCAAGAAAGCTTGCCCAAAGCATAGGCGTTCATTTAGAAAGAGTATGGAATAGAAGCTTCATCAAAAGGGATAGAAACTACATAAAGGTTCTTGGTCCACAAGACAGAAGATTAGAAGACATTGAAAACATGAGAGAAAAAGATTTGATAGATGTTTTGCATCAAGTTTTGCTCCACTGGTCTAAAGGAAGACGAGATGAGATGAAGAGGGTACTTAAAGAGACTGGATATGGTGAGAATGATGCCTTTTACCGAGTTGCTCAAGCTGTATCCGAAACTTTACCAAACGACAGCAAAGAAAAGAAGCTTCTTGATGGCTTTTTATCAGGGAAAGATAGGCTTATATTGGAAATAAAAGATATAAAGGACAAACAAGGGAGGTTGTTATAA